The proteins below are encoded in one region of Tiliqua scincoides isolate rTilSci1 chromosome 7, rTilSci1.hap2, whole genome shotgun sequence:
- the GPR22 gene encoding G-protein coupled receptor 22, producing MCFSSIPEVNMQSESNITVRDAIDDINTNMYQPLSYPLSFQVSLTGFLMLEIVLGLGSNLTVLVLYCMKSNLINSVSNIITMNLHVLDVIICVGCIPLTIVILLLSLETNSATICCFHEACVSFASVSTAINVFAITLDRYDISVKPANRILTMGRAVVLMTSIWIVSFFSFLIPFIEVNFFSLQSANTWENKTLLCVSANEYHTELGMYYHLLVQIPIFFFTVIVMLITYSKILQALNIRIGTRFSSGQKKKARKKKTISLSTQHETTDVSQSSGGRNVVFGVRTSVSVIIALRRAVKRHRERRERQKRVFRMSLLIISTFLLCWTPITVLNTTILCLGPSDLLVKLRLCFLVMAYGTTIFHPLLYAFTRQKFQKVLKSKMKKRVVSIVEAEPIPNNAVIHNSWIEPKRNKTITFEDNEVRQKCLVPQVVTD from the coding sequence ATGTGTTTCTCTTCCATTCCAGAAGTCAACATGCAGTCTGAATCAAACATTACAGTTCGAGATGCCATTGATGACATCAACACCAATATGTACCAGCCACTGTCTTATCCATTAAGCTTTCAAGTTTCTCTCACTGGATTTTTGATGTTAGAAATTGTGCTGGGACTTGGCAGCAACCTCACCGTATTGGTACTTTACTGCATGAAATCCAACTTAATCAATTCAGTCAGTAACATTATTACAATGAACCTTCACGTTCTTGATGTAATAATTTGTGTAGGATGTATTCCTCTAACTATAGTTATTCTTCTCCTTTCACTGGAGACTAACTCTGCAACGATCTGCTGCTTCCATGAGGCTTGTGTATCCTTCGCAAGCGTTTCCACTGCAATCAATGTCTTTGCTATCACTTTGGACCGATACGATATCTCTGTGAAACCTGCAAATCGGATTTTGACAATGGGAAGGGCTGTGGTACTCATGACATCAATATGGATTGTCTCTTTTTTCTCATTCTTGATTCCATTCATAGAAGTAAATTTTTTCAGTCTTCAGAGTGCAAATACTTGGGAAAATAAGACACTCTTGTGTGTCAGTGCAAATGAATACCACACAGAACTGGGGATGTACTACCATCTTTTAGTGCAAATTCCAATCTTCTTCTTCACTGTTATAGTAATGCTAATTACCTATAGCAAAATACTCCAGGCACTTAATATCCGAATAGGCACAAGATTTTCTAGTGGGCAgaagaaaaaagcaagaaagaaaaagacaattTCTTTGTCTACACAACATGAGACTACTGATGTAtcacaaagcagtggagggagaaatGTTGTCTTTGGTGTAAGGACTTCAGTTTCTGTTATAATTGCCCTACGACGAGCTGTAAAGCGACACCGTGAACGGCGGGAAAGGCAGAAGAGAGTCTTCAGAATGTCACTGCTGATAATTTCAACTTTTCTTCTCTGCTGGACACCAATTACAGTTTTAAATACAACAATTTTATGTTTAGGCCCAAGTGACCTTTTGGTAAAGTTGCGATTGTGTTTTCTAGTCATGGCATATGGAACCACCATATTTCACCCCCTATTATATGCATTTACTAGGCAGAAATTTCAAAAGGTTCTGAAAAGTAAAATGAAAAAGCGAGTTGTTTCAATAGTAGAAGCTGAGCCAATCCCAAATAATGCTGTAATACATAACTCATGGATAGAGCCTAAGAGGAACAAGACCATCACTTTTGAAGACAATGAAGTAAGACAGAAGTGTTTAGTACCACAGGTTGTCACAGACTAG